From Stigmatopora argus isolate UIUO_Sarg chromosome 14, RoL_Sarg_1.0, whole genome shotgun sequence, the proteins below share one genomic window:
- the il12rb2l gene encoding interleukin 12 receptor, beta 2a, like isoform X3 has protein sequence MDSGWLLLILIANMSISVALEGSTLPPSKPDCYIPTGESNGLDIHCTWNHRIDPRVTTIYSLHWKTAYNVVDHVNTGTNLRGFIGREHFSMNSNLSVWVEAESKHGSAKSPVVVLNTGNLVKPSPPRFTSSQQDPLEISWNSICSEPHLSLGSCDVRFRNEVDQLWNEETIGAQVHYELNDPIRAGLVYEFQVRCSCATGVKSNWSGTHEIRTSETAPTGQMDIWKDCGVPATNSDCFVIWKKISLSQANGRILGYEIKQSSKHSRTELLNVSIAEPRNLLVCDEDQCYLNSSLQSLSSASVSAYNAHGATVHSYLAIPAPGKVRSEVSINVSMNTENLTVSWASPLRLPDVKSIEEYVVQYKQAGCHLGEGFDWIRVNKSCTSVTFIGHFEKYRPYQVSLFTVMDNQQSHHISSVFGYSSHGIPAKVPSFKVISIAATHATLSWEPIPLTKQNGLILFYEIGVLGKNAVYNVSGSLQDGIKTFELQNLSVNQEYEVGIKAVTAAGPGAKVTTSFITKAPEHLELKSKAHLFSFLLLLCLPAVLCCFLVLFSKRTNTACLCFNQKVPDPYNSTIFKMIKNQVNDPVPWSCITINEPLPTMSVLELVEIRCPRCEQVYRSKDQTRPAESSNRCICRTHRNSRDEYREMVESDEEMSESGAAGRDNCGSSSEDEPDVSGYEEHFMPTAGEENILSGAAGRDNCGSSSEDEQDVSGYEEHFMPTAAEVRSVSGAAGKENSWSSSEDEQDVSGYEQHFMPTAADIVNA, from the exons ATGGATTCAGGATGGCTTCTCTTGATCCTAATTGCCAACATGTCAATTTCTGTTGCACTTGAAG GTTCTACACTCCCCCCTTCAAAACCGGACTGCTACATTCCAACCGGTGAAAGCAACGGGCTTGATATTCACTGCACTTGGAATCACAGAATTGATCCACGTGTCACCACAATCTATAGTCTTCACTGGAAAACAGCATACAACGT AGTTGACCATGTGAATACAGGGACCAATTTAAGGGGATTTATTGGGCGTGAACACTTTTCCATGAACAGCAATCTTTCTGTTTGGGTGGAAGCTGAGAGCAAACATGGATCTGCCAAATCTCCAGTGGTTGTCTTAAACACAGGCAACCTTG TGAAGCCGTCTCCTCCTAGATTTACATCGAGTCAACAAGATCCTTTGGAAATATCCTGGAATTCTATCTGCAGTGAGCCCCATCTATCTTTGGGTTCTTGTGATGTGAGATTTCGGAATGAAGTAGACCAATTATGGAATGAG gAGACAATTGGAGCCCAAGTCCACTATGAACTCAATGATCCTATCCGGGCTGGTTTAGTCTATGAATTTCAGGTCCGCTGTTCCTGTGCAACAGGCGTAAAAAGCAACTGGAGTGGAACCCACGAAATAAGGACCTCTGAGACAG ctccTACTGGACAGATGGATATATGGAAGGATTGTGGCGTGCCTGCCACTAATAGTGATTGTTTTGTGATATGGAAG AAGATTTCACTTTCTCAGGCTAACGGCCGAATTCTGGGATATGAAATTAAGCAGTCCTCCAAACATAGTAGAACTGAATTACTGAATGTTTCCATAGCTGAACCAAGAAACTTGTTGGTCTGTGATGAGGACCAGTGCTACTTGAATTCTTCTTTACAAAGCTTGTCATCAGCAAGTGTGTCTGCTTACAATGCCCATGGAGCTACAGTGCACTCCTACCTCGCAATTCCAGCTCCAG GTAAAGTGAGAAGTGAAGTTTCTATTAATGTCAGCATGAATACAGAAAACCTCACAGTCTCGTGGGCTTCTCCCCTGCGGTTACCTGATGTCAAATCAATTGAGGAATACGTGGTCCAATACAAACAAGCAGGATGCCATTTGGGGGAAGGATTTGACTGGATCAGAGTGAATAAAAGCTGCACTTCAGTTACATTTATAG gtcattttgaaaaatatagaCCTTACCAAGTGTCTTTATTCACTGTAATGGACAATCAACAAAGCCATCATATATCATCTGTTTTTGGATATTCTAGTCATGGAA TTCCTGCCAAAGTGCCTTCATTTAAAGTCATTTCCATTGCTGCGACGCATGCAACCCTATCATGGGAGCCTATACCGCTGACCAAGCAGAACGGGCTCATCCTCTTCTACGAAATAGGAGTACTTGGAAAAAATG CAGTGTACAATGTGAGCGGTTCCCTTCAGGATGGAATCAAGACGTTTGAGCTGCAAAATCTCAGTGTAAATCAGGAGTATGAAGTTGGGATCAAGGCGGTGACTGCAGCTGGACCGGGAGCCAAAGTCACCACCAGTTTCATCACAAAGGCACCTGAGCATCTTGAGTTAAAAtccaaag CACACTTATTTTCATTCCTGCTCCTACTATGCCTCCCTGCCGTTTTATGctgttttttggttttattcAG TAAAAGAACAAACACGGCATGTCTGTGTTTCAATCAGAAGGTCCCAGATCCTTACAATAGCACCATCTTCAAAATGATTAAGAATCAG GTGAATGATCCTGTGCCTTGGAGCTGCATCACCATCAATGAACCCCTTCCTACCATGTCCGTATTAGAACTAGTGGAAATCCGGTGCCCCCGATGCGAACAGGTCTATCGCTCTAAGGACCAAACAAGACCAGCAGAGTCCTCAAACAGATGCATTTGTAGGACACATAGAAATAGCAGGGACGAGTACAGAGAAATGGTGGAATCTGACGAGGAAATGAGTGAGAGTGGTGCAGCAGGCAGGGACAATTGTGGGAGTTCATCAGAAGATGAACCAGACGTGTCAGGATATGAAGAGCACTTTATGCCAACTGCTGGGGAGGAAAATATTTTGAGTGGTGCAGCAGGCAGGGACAATTGTGGGAGTTCATCAGAAGATGAACAAGACGTATCAGGATACGAAGAGCACTTCATGCCAACTGCTGCGGAGGTAAGGAGTGTGAGTGGTGCTGCAGGTAAGGAAAATTCTTGGAGTTCATCGGAAGATGAACAAGACGTATCAGGATATGAACAGCACTTTATGCCAACTGCTGCAGACATAGTAAATGCTTGA
- the il12rb2l gene encoding interleukin 12 receptor, beta 2a, like isoform X1: MDSGWLLLILIANMSISVALEGSTLPPSKPDCYIPTGESNGLDIHCTWNHRIDPRVTTIYSLHWKTAYNVVDHVNTGTNLRGFIGREHFSMNSNLSVWVEAESKHGSAKSPVVVLNTGNLVKPSPPRFTSSQQDPLEISWNSICSEPHLSLGSCDVRFRNEVDQLWNEETIGAQVHYELNDPIRAGLVYEFQVRCSCATGVKSNWSGTHEIRTSETAPTGQMDIWKDCGVPATNSDCFVIWKKISLSQANGRILGYEIKQSSKHSRTELLNVSIAEPRNLLVCDEDQCYLNSSLQSLSSASVSAYNAHGATVHSYLAIPAPGKVRSEVSINVSMNTENLTVSWASPLRLPDVKSIEEYVVQYKQAGCHLGEGFDWIRVNKSCTSVTFIGHFEKYRPYQVSLFTVMDNQQSHHISSVFGYSSHGIPAKVPSFKVISIAATHATLSWEPIPLTKQNGLILFYEIGVLGKNAVYNVSGSLQDGIKTFELQNLSVNQEYEVGIKAVTAAGPGAKVTTSFITKAPEHLELKSKAHLFSFLLLLCLPAVLCCFLVLFSFSKRTNTACLCFNQKVPDPYNSTIFKMIKNQVNDPVPWSCITINEPLPTMSVLELVEIRCPRCEQVYRSKDQTRPAESSNRCICRTHRNSRDEYREMVESDEEMSESGAAGRDNCGSSSEDEPDVSGYEEHFMPTAGEENILSGAAGRDNCGSSSEDEQDVSGYEEHFMPTAAEVRSVSGAAGKENSWSSSEDEQDVSGYEQHFMPTAADIVNA; encoded by the exons ATGGATTCAGGATGGCTTCTCTTGATCCTAATTGCCAACATGTCAATTTCTGTTGCACTTGAAG GTTCTACACTCCCCCCTTCAAAACCGGACTGCTACATTCCAACCGGTGAAAGCAACGGGCTTGATATTCACTGCACTTGGAATCACAGAATTGATCCACGTGTCACCACAATCTATAGTCTTCACTGGAAAACAGCATACAACGT AGTTGACCATGTGAATACAGGGACCAATTTAAGGGGATTTATTGGGCGTGAACACTTTTCCATGAACAGCAATCTTTCTGTTTGGGTGGAAGCTGAGAGCAAACATGGATCTGCCAAATCTCCAGTGGTTGTCTTAAACACAGGCAACCTTG TGAAGCCGTCTCCTCCTAGATTTACATCGAGTCAACAAGATCCTTTGGAAATATCCTGGAATTCTATCTGCAGTGAGCCCCATCTATCTTTGGGTTCTTGTGATGTGAGATTTCGGAATGAAGTAGACCAATTATGGAATGAG gAGACAATTGGAGCCCAAGTCCACTATGAACTCAATGATCCTATCCGGGCTGGTTTAGTCTATGAATTTCAGGTCCGCTGTTCCTGTGCAACAGGCGTAAAAAGCAACTGGAGTGGAACCCACGAAATAAGGACCTCTGAGACAG ctccTACTGGACAGATGGATATATGGAAGGATTGTGGCGTGCCTGCCACTAATAGTGATTGTTTTGTGATATGGAAG AAGATTTCACTTTCTCAGGCTAACGGCCGAATTCTGGGATATGAAATTAAGCAGTCCTCCAAACATAGTAGAACTGAATTACTGAATGTTTCCATAGCTGAACCAAGAAACTTGTTGGTCTGTGATGAGGACCAGTGCTACTTGAATTCTTCTTTACAAAGCTTGTCATCAGCAAGTGTGTCTGCTTACAATGCCCATGGAGCTACAGTGCACTCCTACCTCGCAATTCCAGCTCCAG GTAAAGTGAGAAGTGAAGTTTCTATTAATGTCAGCATGAATACAGAAAACCTCACAGTCTCGTGGGCTTCTCCCCTGCGGTTACCTGATGTCAAATCAATTGAGGAATACGTGGTCCAATACAAACAAGCAGGATGCCATTTGGGGGAAGGATTTGACTGGATCAGAGTGAATAAAAGCTGCACTTCAGTTACATTTATAG gtcattttgaaaaatatagaCCTTACCAAGTGTCTTTATTCACTGTAATGGACAATCAACAAAGCCATCATATATCATCTGTTTTTGGATATTCTAGTCATGGAA TTCCTGCCAAAGTGCCTTCATTTAAAGTCATTTCCATTGCTGCGACGCATGCAACCCTATCATGGGAGCCTATACCGCTGACCAAGCAGAACGGGCTCATCCTCTTCTACGAAATAGGAGTACTTGGAAAAAATG CAGTGTACAATGTGAGCGGTTCCCTTCAGGATGGAATCAAGACGTTTGAGCTGCAAAATCTCAGTGTAAATCAGGAGTATGAAGTTGGGATCAAGGCGGTGACTGCAGCTGGACCGGGAGCCAAAGTCACCACCAGTTTCATCACAAAGGCACCTGAGCATCTTGAGTTAAAAtccaaag CACACTTATTTTCATTCCTGCTCCTACTATGCCTCCCTGCCGTTTTATGctgttttttggttttattcAG TTTTAGTAAAAGAACAAACACGGCATGTCTGTGTTTCAATCAGAAGGTCCCAGATCCTTACAATAGCACCATCTTCAAAATGATTAAGAATCAG GTGAATGATCCTGTGCCTTGGAGCTGCATCACCATCAATGAACCCCTTCCTACCATGTCCGTATTAGAACTAGTGGAAATCCGGTGCCCCCGATGCGAACAGGTCTATCGCTCTAAGGACCAAACAAGACCAGCAGAGTCCTCAAACAGATGCATTTGTAGGACACATAGAAATAGCAGGGACGAGTACAGAGAAATGGTGGAATCTGACGAGGAAATGAGTGAGAGTGGTGCAGCAGGCAGGGACAATTGTGGGAGTTCATCAGAAGATGAACCAGACGTGTCAGGATATGAAGAGCACTTTATGCCAACTGCTGGGGAGGAAAATATTTTGAGTGGTGCAGCAGGCAGGGACAATTGTGGGAGTTCATCAGAAGATGAACAAGACGTATCAGGATACGAAGAGCACTTCATGCCAACTGCTGCGGAGGTAAGGAGTGTGAGTGGTGCTGCAGGTAAGGAAAATTCTTGGAGTTCATCGGAAGATGAACAAGACGTATCAGGATATGAACAGCACTTTATGCCAACTGCTGCAGACATAGTAAATGCTTGA
- the il12rb2l gene encoding interleukin 12 receptor, beta 2a, like isoform X2 translates to MDSGWLLLILIANMSISVALEGSTLPPSKPDCYIPTGESNGLDIHCTWNHRIDPRVTTIYSLHWKTAYNVVDHVNTGTNLRGFIGREHFSMNSNLSVWVEAESKHGSAKSPVVVLNTGNLVKPSPPRFTSSQQDPLEISWNSICSEPHLSLGSCDVRFRNEVDQLWNEETIGAQVHYELNDPIRAGLVYEFQVRCSCATGVKSNWSGTHEIRTSETAPTGQMDIWKDCGVPATNSDCFVIWKISLSQANGRILGYEIKQSSKHSRTELLNVSIAEPRNLLVCDEDQCYLNSSLQSLSSASVSAYNAHGATVHSYLAIPAPGKVRSEVSINVSMNTENLTVSWASPLRLPDVKSIEEYVVQYKQAGCHLGEGFDWIRVNKSCTSVTFIGHFEKYRPYQVSLFTVMDNQQSHHISSVFGYSSHGIPAKVPSFKVISIAATHATLSWEPIPLTKQNGLILFYEIGVLGKNAVYNVSGSLQDGIKTFELQNLSVNQEYEVGIKAVTAAGPGAKVTTSFITKAPEHLELKSKAHLFSFLLLLCLPAVLCCFLVLFSFSKRTNTACLCFNQKVPDPYNSTIFKMIKNQVNDPVPWSCITINEPLPTMSVLELVEIRCPRCEQVYRSKDQTRPAESSNRCICRTHRNSRDEYREMVESDEEMSESGAAGRDNCGSSSEDEPDVSGYEEHFMPTAGEENILSGAAGRDNCGSSSEDEQDVSGYEEHFMPTAAEVRSVSGAAGKENSWSSSEDEQDVSGYEQHFMPTAADIVNA, encoded by the exons ATGGATTCAGGATGGCTTCTCTTGATCCTAATTGCCAACATGTCAATTTCTGTTGCACTTGAAG GTTCTACACTCCCCCCTTCAAAACCGGACTGCTACATTCCAACCGGTGAAAGCAACGGGCTTGATATTCACTGCACTTGGAATCACAGAATTGATCCACGTGTCACCACAATCTATAGTCTTCACTGGAAAACAGCATACAACGT AGTTGACCATGTGAATACAGGGACCAATTTAAGGGGATTTATTGGGCGTGAACACTTTTCCATGAACAGCAATCTTTCTGTTTGGGTGGAAGCTGAGAGCAAACATGGATCTGCCAAATCTCCAGTGGTTGTCTTAAACACAGGCAACCTTG TGAAGCCGTCTCCTCCTAGATTTACATCGAGTCAACAAGATCCTTTGGAAATATCCTGGAATTCTATCTGCAGTGAGCCCCATCTATCTTTGGGTTCTTGTGATGTGAGATTTCGGAATGAAGTAGACCAATTATGGAATGAG gAGACAATTGGAGCCCAAGTCCACTATGAACTCAATGATCCTATCCGGGCTGGTTTAGTCTATGAATTTCAGGTCCGCTGTTCCTGTGCAACAGGCGTAAAAAGCAACTGGAGTGGAACCCACGAAATAAGGACCTCTGAGACAG ctccTACTGGACAGATGGATATATGGAAGGATTGTGGCGTGCCTGCCACTAATAGTGATTGTTTTGTGATATGGAAG ATTTCACTTTCTCAGGCTAACGGCCGAATTCTGGGATATGAAATTAAGCAGTCCTCCAAACATAGTAGAACTGAATTACTGAATGTTTCCATAGCTGAACCAAGAAACTTGTTGGTCTGTGATGAGGACCAGTGCTACTTGAATTCTTCTTTACAAAGCTTGTCATCAGCAAGTGTGTCTGCTTACAATGCCCATGGAGCTACAGTGCACTCCTACCTCGCAATTCCAGCTCCAG GTAAAGTGAGAAGTGAAGTTTCTATTAATGTCAGCATGAATACAGAAAACCTCACAGTCTCGTGGGCTTCTCCCCTGCGGTTACCTGATGTCAAATCAATTGAGGAATACGTGGTCCAATACAAACAAGCAGGATGCCATTTGGGGGAAGGATTTGACTGGATCAGAGTGAATAAAAGCTGCACTTCAGTTACATTTATAG gtcattttgaaaaatatagaCCTTACCAAGTGTCTTTATTCACTGTAATGGACAATCAACAAAGCCATCATATATCATCTGTTTTTGGATATTCTAGTCATGGAA TTCCTGCCAAAGTGCCTTCATTTAAAGTCATTTCCATTGCTGCGACGCATGCAACCCTATCATGGGAGCCTATACCGCTGACCAAGCAGAACGGGCTCATCCTCTTCTACGAAATAGGAGTACTTGGAAAAAATG CAGTGTACAATGTGAGCGGTTCCCTTCAGGATGGAATCAAGACGTTTGAGCTGCAAAATCTCAGTGTAAATCAGGAGTATGAAGTTGGGATCAAGGCGGTGACTGCAGCTGGACCGGGAGCCAAAGTCACCACCAGTTTCATCACAAAGGCACCTGAGCATCTTGAGTTAAAAtccaaag CACACTTATTTTCATTCCTGCTCCTACTATGCCTCCCTGCCGTTTTATGctgttttttggttttattcAG TTTTAGTAAAAGAACAAACACGGCATGTCTGTGTTTCAATCAGAAGGTCCCAGATCCTTACAATAGCACCATCTTCAAAATGATTAAGAATCAG GTGAATGATCCTGTGCCTTGGAGCTGCATCACCATCAATGAACCCCTTCCTACCATGTCCGTATTAGAACTAGTGGAAATCCGGTGCCCCCGATGCGAACAGGTCTATCGCTCTAAGGACCAAACAAGACCAGCAGAGTCCTCAAACAGATGCATTTGTAGGACACATAGAAATAGCAGGGACGAGTACAGAGAAATGGTGGAATCTGACGAGGAAATGAGTGAGAGTGGTGCAGCAGGCAGGGACAATTGTGGGAGTTCATCAGAAGATGAACCAGACGTGTCAGGATATGAAGAGCACTTTATGCCAACTGCTGGGGAGGAAAATATTTTGAGTGGTGCAGCAGGCAGGGACAATTGTGGGAGTTCATCAGAAGATGAACAAGACGTATCAGGATACGAAGAGCACTTCATGCCAACTGCTGCGGAGGTAAGGAGTGTGAGTGGTGCTGCAGGTAAGGAAAATTCTTGGAGTTCATCGGAAGATGAACAAGACGTATCAGGATATGAACAGCACTTTATGCCAACTGCTGCAGACATAGTAAATGCTTGA
- the rln3a gene encoding relaxin-3a isoform X3 → MDSPVYGVKLCGREFIRAIIFTCGGSRWKRSLTTSAEDPFISHQDSSEKLNPNPVMEHIIYRNKDLDFISSENQDRLFSRPTRSFITEDILEALRKADRKGRDVVLGLSNACCKWGCSKSEISTLC, encoded by the exons ATGGACAGCCCAGTATATGGCGTCAAGCTTTGTGGTCGGGAATTCATCCGAGCCATCATCTTCACTTGTGGCGGCTCAAGATGGAAACGATCGCTTACGACTTCAG CAGAAGACCCATTCATCTCCCACCAAGATTCTTCAGAGAAATTGAATCCCAATCCTGTGATGGAGCATATAATCTACAGAAACAAAGATCTGGATTTCATATCAAGTGAAAACCAAGACAGACTCTTCAGTCGGCCAACTCGTTCTTTTATCACCGAAGACATTCTCGAAGCCCTGCGAAAAGCAGATCGTAAGGGTCGGGATGTGGTTTTGGGTCTTTCCAATGCATGCTGCAAGTGGGGCTGCAGCAAGAGTGAGATTAGTACTCTTTGCTGA
- the rln3a gene encoding relaxin-3a isoform X2, translating into MWKIVLLAACLLSIEVRTMDSPVYGVKLCGREFIRAIIFTCGGSRWKRSLTTSEDPFISHQDSSEKLNPNPVMEHIIYRNKDLDFISSENQDRLFSRPTRSFITEDILEALRKADRKGRDVVLGLSNACCKWGCSKSEISTLC; encoded by the exons ATGTGGAAAATTGTGCTTTTGGCTGCATGTTTGTTGTCGATTGAAGTTCGGACCATGGACAGCCCAGTATATGGCGTCAAGCTTTGTGGTCGGGAATTCATCCGAGCCATCATCTTCACTTGTGGCGGCTCAAGATGGAAACGATCGCTTACGACTTCAG AAGACCCATTCATCTCCCACCAAGATTCTTCAGAGAAATTGAATCCCAATCCTGTGATGGAGCATATAATCTACAGAAACAAAGATCTGGATTTCATATCAAGTGAAAACCAAGACAGACTCTTCAGTCGGCCAACTCGTTCTTTTATCACCGAAGACATTCTCGAAGCCCTGCGAAAAGCAGATCGTAAGGGTCGGGATGTGGTTTTGGGTCTTTCCAATGCATGCTGCAAGTGGGGCTGCAGCAAGAGTGAGATTAGTACTCTTTGCTGA
- the rln3a gene encoding relaxin-3a isoform X1, giving the protein MWKIVLLAACLLSIEVRTMDSPVYGVKLCGREFIRAIIFTCGGSRWKRSLTTSAEDPFISHQDSSEKLNPNPVMEHIIYRNKDLDFISSENQDRLFSRPTRSFITEDILEALRKADRKGRDVVLGLSNACCKWGCSKSEISTLC; this is encoded by the exons ATGTGGAAAATTGTGCTTTTGGCTGCATGTTTGTTGTCGATTGAAGTTCGGACCATGGACAGCCCAGTATATGGCGTCAAGCTTTGTGGTCGGGAATTCATCCGAGCCATCATCTTCACTTGTGGCGGCTCAAGATGGAAACGATCGCTTACGACTTCAG CAGAAGACCCATTCATCTCCCACCAAGATTCTTCAGAGAAATTGAATCCCAATCCTGTGATGGAGCATATAATCTACAGAAACAAAGATCTGGATTTCATATCAAGTGAAAACCAAGACAGACTCTTCAGTCGGCCAACTCGTTCTTTTATCACCGAAGACATTCTCGAAGCCCTGCGAAAAGCAGATCGTAAGGGTCGGGATGTGGTTTTGGGTCTTTCCAATGCATGCTGCAAGTGGGGCTGCAGCAAGAGTGAGATTAGTACTCTTTGCTGA